One window from the genome of Bacilli bacterium encodes:
- the rbfA gene encoding 30S ribosome-binding factor RbfA yields MANREQRIKGLIEKNVSEIIRFEMKDPGLGFVTVTDAEVSNDFSYAKIFVSFMGSDNKEEQLARLNKAKGFIRTGLAKRLDIRKTPELTFVYDDTLDKAMHLEELLKKVEKK; encoded by the coding sequence ATGGCCAATCGCGAACAACGAATTAAGGGTTTGATTGAAAAGAACGTTTCCGAGATTATTCGTTTTGAAATGAAAGATCCGGGATTGGGTTTCGTTACCGTCACGGATGCGGAAGTAAGCAACGATTTCTCATATGCTAAAATATTTGTCAGTTTTATGGGCAGCGATAATAAGGAAGAACAACTGGCGCGGCTGAACAAGGCCAAAGGTTTTATTCGGACCGGACTAGCCAAACGGCTAGATATCCGTAAAACACCGGAGTTGACCTTTGTCTATGATGACACCCTTGATAAGGCTATGCATCTTGAAGAGTTGCTAAAAAAAGTAGAAAAGAAATAA
- the infB gene encoding translation initiation factor IF-2 has product MADKKRKYEDFSRKNEGNQSNLTGKRISNLPSKGVKGKKEGPKVNNGVFTYAGSLTVSQLADQLKISPADIIKYLFMQGKMVTINASLDDELIGEVCLEYGYDFKKEKIVEAENFEELEIEDDEKDLKERPPVVTIMGHVDHGKTTLIDTIRNSNIAAGEVGAITQAIGAYQKEYNGKKITFIDTPGHEAFTAMRSRGASVTDIVVLVVAADDGVMPQTREAIDHAKAANVQMIVAVNKIDVPGANPQHVKDQLMALNIIPEEYGGDTIFCEISAKKNIGIDNLLENILLKSEMLELRANPKRYALGTVLEAKLDRGEGPKATLLVQNGTLKSSDYVVVGTIYGKVRRMTNEYKKTLKVAPPSTPVSIIGLSDVPSAGDSFMAFPTEKEAKDIASKRAQAKNEREMRSSSGMSLDDLYNRIHEGEVQNINVIIKADVAGSAEAVAESLRKLKVDGVNINIIRSSAGAITESDILLASASNAIIYGFNVRPNANVRAKADEEKVEIRTHRIIYALIEEIEAAMKGLLKPTLVESVSGQAEVRQIWKVSKVGTIAGCMVTSGTLTRGQKCRILRDGVIVYEGEIQSMKHGKEDAKETRTNFECGLTITNFNDIHEGDLIEGYEMVEKAGK; this is encoded by the coding sequence ATGGCAGATAAGAAGAGAAAATATGAGGACTTTTCCCGCAAAAACGAGGGAAATCAAAGCAACTTGACAGGAAAAAGAATTTCCAATCTTCCATCTAAAGGAGTGAAAGGAAAAAAAGAAGGACCAAAGGTTAACAATGGTGTTTTTACCTATGCCGGTTCATTGACTGTCAGCCAATTGGCCGATCAACTGAAAATCAGTCCTGCGGATATTATTAAATATCTTTTTATGCAAGGAAAAATGGTAACAATTAATGCCTCCCTCGATGATGAGTTAATCGGTGAGGTGTGCCTGGAATACGGTTATGACTTTAAAAAAGAGAAAATTGTTGAGGCGGAAAATTTTGAAGAATTAGAGATTGAAGACGATGAAAAAGATTTGAAAGAGCGGCCTCCGGTCGTGACAATTATGGGTCACGTCGACCACGGAAAAACCACATTAATTGATACGATTCGGAACTCCAACATTGCCGCAGGGGAAGTTGGAGCCATTACCCAAGCCATCGGTGCTTATCAAAAAGAATATAATGGTAAAAAAATTACCTTCATCGATACTCCCGGACATGAGGCTTTTACTGCCATGCGTTCGCGGGGAGCAAGTGTGACCGATATCGTGGTTTTAGTCGTAGCCGCCGATGACGGCGTTATGCCTCAGACCCGTGAGGCTATTGACCACGCTAAAGCGGCCAACGTACAGATGATTGTGGCGGTGAACAAAATTGATGTTCCTGGAGCCAACCCGCAACATGTAAAAGACCAACTGATGGCGCTTAACATCATTCCTGAGGAATATGGCGGAGATACGATTTTTTGCGAAATCAGCGCTAAGAAAAACATTGGAATAGATAACCTGCTTGAAAACATTCTTCTTAAATCGGAGATGCTTGAATTGAGAGCTAATCCTAAAAGGTATGCGCTCGGAACCGTACTTGAAGCTAAACTCGACCGCGGCGAGGGTCCGAAAGCGACCTTGCTTGTCCAAAACGGAACGCTGAAGAGCAGCGACTACGTCGTAGTGGGAACGATTTATGGCAAAGTTCGCCGTATGACTAATGAATATAAGAAAACCTTGAAAGTGGCCCCGCCGAGTACGCCGGTATCGATTATTGGATTATCGGATGTTCCTTCAGCCGGTGATTCCTTCATGGCTTTTCCAACTGAAAAAGAGGCTAAGGATATCGCTTCTAAGCGCGCTCAAGCGAAGAATGAACGTGAAATGCGCTCTTCATCCGGAATGTCGCTTGACGATCTATATAACCGCATTCATGAGGGTGAAGTTCAAAATATCAATGTTATTATTAAAGCGGATGTCGCCGGCAGTGCGGAGGCGGTCGCCGAAAGCCTTCGTAAATTAAAGGTTGACGGTGTTAACATCAATATCATTCGCTCATCTGCGGGAGCTATTACCGAAAGTGATATTCTTTTGGCCAGTGCCTCAAACGCGATTATTTACGGCTTTAATGTTCGTCCTAATGCCAATGTTCGGGCTAAAGCCGACGAGGAAAAAGTGGAAATTCGCACTCACCGTATCATCTATGCTTTAATCGAAGAAATTGAAGCGGCGATGAAAGGGTTATTGAAGCCGACACTGGTTGAATCAGTCTCGGGTCAAGCGGAAGTAAGACAAATCTGGAAGGTGTCGAAAGTGGGCACTATCGCCGGATGTATGGTCACCAGCGGAACTTTGACGAGAGGTCAAAAATGCCGCATTCTCCGCGATGGCGTGATTGTCTATGAAGGCGAAATTCAATCGATGAAGCATGGCAAAGAGGACGCGAAGGAAACCCGCACGAACTTTGAATGCGGATTAACGATTACCAACTTCAATGATATCCATGAAGGCGATCTGATTGAAGGCTACGAAATGGTCGAGAAGGCCGGTAAGTAA
- a CDS encoding ribosomal L7Ae/L30e/S12e/Gadd45 family protein: protein MAILKTTSAIENEFRGVLGIAFRGRKLVLGYENITHTLPSKIKGLIVTEDLSEKPKRHLEKIAAEQGISLIVFPSLTDLGHAFGVKRVGALAVTDRGLADKIEKLLKEGDQYGR, encoded by the coding sequence ATGGCGATATTGAAAACTACATCCGCAATCGAAAATGAGTTTAGAGGAGTGCTGGGAATCGCGTTTCGCGGTCGTAAACTGGTCCTCGGATATGAAAATATCACCCATACTCTTCCCAGCAAGATAAAGGGCCTAATCGTAACGGAAGATCTGAGTGAAAAACCAAAACGGCATTTAGAAAAAATTGCCGCCGAACAAGGAATATCGCTTATTGTTTTTCCTTCGTTGACTGATTTAGGACACGCCTTTGGCGTCAAACGGGTAGGGGCTTTAGCCGTTACCGACCGCGGATTAGCGGACAAGATTGAAAAATTATTGAAAGAAGGTGACCAATATGGCAGATAA
- a CDS encoding YlxR family protein yields the protein MKKIPLRRCLATGEQLPKKDLLRIVKTPTGEIKIDPTGKLNGRGAYLKISLEALQMAKKKKAFEKAFEMMIPEEIYGDIENYIRNRK from the coding sequence ATGAAAAAAATTCCTTTGCGGCGATGTCTAGCCACGGGCGAGCAATTGCCCAAAAAAGATTTGCTTCGGATTGTTAAAACTCCAACCGGGGAGATTAAGATTGACCCGACGGGTAAATTGAATGGGCGTGGAGCTTATTTGAAAATCAGTCTTGAAGCCCTGCAGATGGCGAAAAAAAAGAAAGCTTTTGAGAAGGCTTTTGAAATGATGATACCCGAGGAAATATATGGCGATATTGAAAACTACATCCGCAATCGAAAATGA
- the nusA gene encoding transcription termination factor NusA — protein sequence MKNKFVQSIEAVAASSNLDIDQVALALKEAVSKAFIKFLDGGDDALIRVDIDLKAGEIGLFQQKKVVEDVQDDFLEISLADAQKINPNFKVDDIYETSYSIDDFNKGAVKTMANVFKQKLSDLQKAALYEQYKDKIGEMITGIVESTDDHGTTLKVGASSYLFLNSKSAIGDETFEVGKPLKVYVVSVESTTKGAQISISRSHEGFLRRLMEEEIHEIYDGTVIIKAIAREAGERSKVAVISLDPNVDPTGACIGPNGSRIQKVVAQLGNGSQTEKIDIIGYNENPGLFIIEALRPAQVIGVAMDEAEHKATAVVNNGGLSVAIGKKGVNVRLAVKLTNWHIDIKEMDEALKLGLKIQTAEELSAIQKEKERVKAQEEYLASIEPTIKDEIPSDFVAPTTEELPVDEVVDEALTEAEQIEETAQEVAASPVVESGEIPVAVEPEVAVAGVVSEPNVHVKTTKTLDELEAELENEKQRGKQSFNRKKYRKPDLKTDEKSDSPLPQTAAAPRMDIYTDEELAQLEAEENKDDNNSDYDDYDDLYDEELVDKYVK from the coding sequence ATGAAAAACAAATTTGTCCAATCAATTGAAGCGGTTGCCGCTTCCTCAAATCTTGATATTGATCAAGTGGCCCTTGCATTAAAAGAGGCTGTCTCCAAAGCTTTTATAAAATTTCTCGACGGGGGCGATGATGCCCTAATTCGCGTTGATATTGATTTAAAAGCAGGAGAAATCGGTCTTTTTCAGCAAAAAAAAGTGGTTGAGGATGTTCAGGATGACTTTCTGGAAATTAGCCTAGCCGACGCGCAAAAAATCAATCCCAATTTTAAGGTGGATGATATTTATGAAACATCTTATTCAATTGACGATTTTAATAAAGGCGCAGTCAAAACAATGGCCAACGTTTTTAAACAAAAATTATCCGATTTACAAAAAGCCGCCCTTTACGAGCAATATAAAGATAAGATTGGCGAGATGATTACCGGAATCGTTGAATCGACCGATGATCATGGCACAACTTTAAAAGTTGGGGCCAGCTCCTACCTTTTCTTAAATAGCAAAAGCGCGATTGGCGATGAGACCTTTGAAGTGGGAAAGCCGCTTAAAGTTTATGTGGTCAGTGTCGAAAGCACCACAAAGGGTGCCCAAATTAGTATTTCTCGTTCACATGAAGGCTTCTTACGCCGCCTGATGGAAGAGGAAATTCATGAGATATATGATGGAACAGTCATCATTAAAGCCATTGCTCGGGAAGCGGGAGAGCGGTCTAAAGTGGCGGTCATTTCCCTCGATCCCAATGTCGATCCGACCGGGGCTTGTATCGGGCCTAACGGTTCCCGTATTCAAAAGGTCGTTGCCCAACTGGGGAATGGTTCTCAAACAGAAAAAATCGACATTATCGGCTATAACGAAAACCCGGGTCTTTTCATTATTGAAGCCTTACGGCCGGCTCAGGTTATCGGGGTGGCGATGGATGAGGCGGAACATAAAGCAACTGCCGTTGTCAACAATGGTGGCCTTTCGGTCGCTATTGGCAAAAAGGGGGTCAATGTTCGTTTGGCGGTAAAACTTACCAACTGGCACATTGATATTAAAGAGATGGATGAGGCGCTTAAATTGGGGCTTAAGATTCAAACTGCCGAAGAATTGAGTGCCATCCAAAAAGAAAAAGAACGGGTTAAAGCCCAGGAAGAATACTTAGCTTCTATTGAACCGACGATCAAAGATGAGATACCGAGTGATTTCGTCGCGCCAACGACGGAGGAACTGCCAGTCGATGAAGTGGTTGATGAAGCGCTGACGGAAGCGGAGCAGATAGAGGAGACCGCGCAAGAAGTTGCGGCTAGCCCCGTTGTTGAAAGCGGCGAAATTCCGGTTGCCGTTGAACCGGAGGTGGCAGTGGCTGGTGTAGTCAGTGAACCCAACGTTCATGTTAAGACCACCAAAACTCTCGATGAACTCGAAGCTGAACTTGAGAATGAAAAACAAAGAGGCAAACAGAGTTTCAATCGGAAGAAATATCGGAAACCGGACTTAAAAACGGATGAGAAGTCGGATTCTCCCCTTCCGCAAACAGCGGCGGCCCCGAGAATGGACATTTATACGGATGAAGAATTGGCGCAACTTGAAGCTGAAGAAAATAAAGATGATAACAACAGCGATTATGATGATTACGACGATCTATATGATGAGGAGTTAGTCGATAAGTACGTCAAGTAG
- a CDS encoding ribosome maturation factor RimP, translated as MSLIEEKLSPIISDFLKENHFDLYELSFISKGKDSRLSVVVDRKKVPIDLEEIVNLSERLAVLLDEHDVIDTSYTLDVSSAGAEKRINIEELDEYQGEYVNLHLSNPFEGENYVQGTILHIDKEFVEIEDFVKTRKRTRKIVRKNIDKANLAIKF; from the coding sequence ATGTCTTTAATTGAGGAAAAATTAAGCCCAATTATCAGCGACTTTCTAAAAGAAAACCATTTTGATCTGTATGAACTTTCCTTTATTTCCAAGGGGAAAGATTCACGGCTTTCGGTGGTGGTTGACCGAAAAAAAGTTCCGATTGATCTTGAAGAAATAGTGAATTTGTCCGAGCGTCTGGCCGTGCTTCTTGACGAGCATGATGTCATCGACACAAGTTACACGCTTGATGTATCGAGCGCCGGCGCTGAAAAACGCATTAATATTGAAGAGTTGGATGAATATCAAGGCGAATATGTCAATTTGCATCTTTCCAACCCATTTGAGGGGGAGAATTATGTTCAGGGAACCATTCTTCATATTGATAAAGAATTCGTAGAGATTGAAGATTTTGTTAAAACCCGGAAGCGGACCCGGAAAATTGTTCGCAAGAATATCGACAAAGCCAATTTGGCCATAAAGTTTTAA
- a CDS encoding alpha/beta hydrolase, which translates to MQISETASLTNYLLPVYQRKVNHPAIIILPGGAYTFISQRESYPVAVAFNAIGMQAFVLDYTTWEKNHQFTFQMLVNEVKKTIDYIVDNAEVLRVDPEQIYIIGFSAGAHLAAISGSLFYRYIKRVILAYPALTSKYLPEDDNVFYSKLSVEDKTSIFNILGVDASDYISKNTPPTFIWSTYEDQIVDVQGILDYIRRLNHTKIACEFHLFEKGQHGLSLANESTAMGKDDIDDHVAKWFFLLKEWLKN; encoded by the coding sequence ATGCAGATTAGCGAAACCGCTTCTTTGACTAATTATCTTTTACCCGTTTATCAAAGAAAGGTTAATCATCCGGCAATCATTATTCTCCCGGGCGGTGCTTATACCTTTATTTCGCAGCGCGAAAGTTATCCCGTGGCGGTAGCCTTTAACGCCATAGGAATGCAAGCGTTTGTTTTGGACTACACAACTTGGGAAAAGAATCATCAATTCACTTTTCAAATGCTCGTTAATGAAGTTAAAAAAACCATTGATTATATTGTTGATAATGCTGAGGTTTTGCGGGTTGATCCCGAGCAGATTTATATTATTGGCTTCTCCGCCGGTGCGCATTTAGCGGCGATTTCCGGATCGCTATTTTATCGGTATATCAAGCGGGTGATTTTAGCCTATCCGGCGCTTACGAGCAAGTATTTGCCGGAGGATGACAATGTTTTTTACTCTAAGTTATCAGTCGAAGATAAGACAAGCATTTTTAACATACTGGGCGTTGATGCCTCCGATTATATTTCCAAGAATACTCCGCCGACTTTCATCTGGTCTACCTACGAGGATCAAATTGTCGATGTTCAGGGAATATTGGATTACATTCGGCGTCTAAACCATACAAAGATTGCCTGTGAGTTTCACCTTTTCGAAAAAGGTCAACATGGTCTTAGTTTAGCCAATGAATCGACGGCGATGGGAAAAGACGATATTGATGACCATGTGGCCAAATGGTTTTTTCTCTTGAAGGAATGGCTTAAAAACTAG
- a CDS encoding class I SAM-dependent methyltransferase, which translates to MENKVKNAERFRGFADIYDSARPAVPYYPIEKILSYLKKRPTCVVDIGCGTGLSTVVWKDSADFVIGIEPSLDMISVARKKPLANVKFIQAFSDQTTLESNMADVVICSQSFHWMEPDATLKEINRILKNGGIFATIDYDWPPVSDWEAEKAYKDLINKERLIENSIEGIRNTFFRYDKTKHLENIERSGYFRYSREILFSNKEKCDARRFMNLMLSHGGLQTILRKSPNLIEEDLKKFEKTIKRIFAGKEFEIDFCYRMRIGIK; encoded by the coding sequence ATGGAAAACAAAGTTAAAAATGCCGAACGATTTAGAGGATTTGCCGACATTTATGATAGTGCGCGACCGGCGGTTCCCTATTATCCCATCGAAAAAATTCTTTCCTATTTAAAGAAGAGACCGACGTGCGTGGTTGATATCGGTTGCGGAACCGGTCTTTCCACGGTTGTTTGGAAAGATAGCGCGGATTTTGTCATCGGAATAGAACCGAGCCTGGATATGATAAGCGTCGCCAGAAAAAAGCCGTTAGCTAATGTTAAGTTTATTCAGGCTTTCTCTGATCAGACGACGCTTGAAAGCAATATGGCGGATGTCGTTATCTGTTCGCAGTCTTTTCATTGGATGGAACCCGATGCCACTTTAAAGGAAATAAATAGAATATTAAAAAACGGCGGTATTTTCGCCACCATAGATTATGATTGGCCGCCGGTCTCTGATTGGGAAGCGGAGAAGGCCTACAAGGATTTAATCAACAAGGAACGATTGATTGAGAACAGTATTGAAGGCATAAGGAACACTTTCTTTCGATATGACAAAACCAAGCATCTGGAAAATATTGAAAGAAGCGGCTATTTTCGATATTCACGGGAAATTCTTTTTTCAAATAAAGAAAAATGCGATGCTCGCCGCTTTATGAATTTAATGCTTAGCCATGGCGGCCTTCAGACAATTTTGAGGAAAAGCCCCAATCTTATTGAAGAAGATTTAAAAAAATTCGAAAAAACAATTAAGAGAATTTTTGCTGGTAAGGAATTCGAAATTGACTTTTGTTACCGCATGCGCATCGGAATCAAGTGA
- a CDS encoding phage tail family protein, translating to MRQLYLVDEIGATFTFGKSTNTYLVDVEGLGVERDNTYLNFDGTYKLAKRDNPKTEISGTIVFLDAYEGYTSFLNYLRKAQGSFRLFYKADTLKYIYVELVSLSKSDIAYGVLQSSVKFDKLSMWLSKVTSTINVNESSANKVFPFKYPFVYSTSYNGEITVTNNGSYKAPVRVEIQGKTSNPAIEIIKNDTVISKMKMMVSTSNANDVIVVNAEVVDQEMSKTVNGVTTNIYQDQDFTCDNFLFLDPGTFKVRFDPGVSEKTTCKFQFLEMYEGN from the coding sequence ATGAGACAACTATATTTAGTCGACGAAATAGGCGCCACCTTCACCTTCGGCAAATCGACCAACACCTATCTGGTGGACGTCGAGGGGCTGGGGGTGGAGAGGGACAACACCTATCTCAATTTCGACGGAACCTACAAACTCGCGAAAAGGGACAATCCCAAGACCGAGATCAGTGGGACCATCGTCTTCCTAGACGCCTATGAGGGATACACAAGTTTCCTCAATTACCTAAGGAAGGCGCAGGGATCCTTCAGGCTTTTCTACAAGGCCGACACTTTGAAGTACATCTACGTCGAGCTCGTCTCCCTTTCGAAGAGCGACATTGCCTATGGCGTGCTTCAGTCCTCGGTCAAATTCGACAAGCTATCAATGTGGCTCTCGAAGGTCACAAGCACCATAAATGTGAACGAAAGCTCCGCGAATAAGGTATTCCCGTTCAAATACCCATTCGTTTACTCGACCTCCTACAATGGCGAGATAACCGTCACCAACAATGGCAGTTACAAAGCGCCTGTGAGGGTTGAGATACAAGGGAAAACGTCCAATCCGGCGATCGAAATCATCAAAAACGACACGGTCATCTCGAAGATGAAGATGATGGTCTCGACCTCAAACGCCAACGACGTCATCGTCGTGAACGCTGAGGTGGTGGACCAAGAGATGAGTAAGACTGTCAACGGGGTGACCACCAACATCTACCAAGATCAGGATTTCACCTGCGACAACTTCCTCTTCCTCGATCCGGGGACCTTCAAAGTCCGCTTCGATCCGGGAGTGAGTGAGAAGACCACATGCAAATTCCAGTTCTTGGAAATGTACGAGGGCAACTGA